In Nitrosococcus halophilus Nc 4, the genomic stretch ACATGACGATATCCAATTGGCGGCCCAGGCTCTGTGCCTGGAGGAGATGACCGGCCGGGAAGTGTCTGTCGGGGCTATCTATCACCATAGCTCCCGTCGGCGGCGTGAAGTCGCAATTACCCCTGCTCTGCGCGATAGGGTGAAATCGATGGTGCCAAAAATCCGGGATATGCTGCGGACTGGTCAATTACCTCCTCCGGTTGCCGACGAGCGCTGTCGGCATTGCTCTCTCAACGATTCCTGTCAGCCCCACGCCGTAGCGGCGAAGCAACGTTTGCATCGGTTGCATAGGGCTTTGTTCACGCCGGAGGATGAATGCGCCAGCTCTTAAATACTTTATTCGTCACTACTCCCAACGCCTATTTGCGTTTGGAAGGGGAAACACTGTGCGTGGAAGTGGAGCGGGAAAAGCGCCTGCAAGTGCCTCTCCATCATATTGGCAGTGTAGTGGCGTTCGGCGATGTCATGCTAACTCCTGCCGTCCTACGCCGCTGCGCCCAGGATGGACGAGGCGTGGTGTTGTTGGATCGGAATGGAGAGTTCAGTGCCCGGATAGAGGGACCTGTCAGCGGCAATATCCTGCTGCGTCAGGCCCAGCATGATGCCGCCGGTAATTCACTCACTGCATTGGGTATTGCCCGCGCCTGTGTTGTTGGCAAATTGCGGAACGCCCGCCAAATCCTGCTGAGGGGGGCTCGAGAAGCCAAAAATACTGAGGATACCCAGAGCCTGCAGCAGGCATCCCGGCTGTTGGCCAATCAGATCCGCAAGCTGCCGGAAGCAGTGGATCTAGATGCTGTACGGGGTTTGGAAGGGGATGGCGCCCGAATTTATTTCGCGGCCATTCCTTTACTGATTCGCGCTAATCAGCGTCAGGTGTTCAATTTTGAGCGCCGCAGTCGGCGGCCACCGTTAGACCGCTTCAATGCTTTGATTTCCTTTCTATATACACTTTTGGTAAATGATTGCCGTTCTGCCCTGGAAGGCGTGGGTTTAGATCCCCAACTGGGTTTTCTTCATGCAGTGCGCCCTGGCCGCCCTGCTTTGGCCTTGGATTTGATGGAAGAATTTCGCCCTATTATCGCGGACCGGTTGGCGCTTACCCTTATTAATCGTGGCCAGTTGACAGAACAGAATTTTGAATCACGGGTTGGGGGAGCCGTCTATCTCAATGAACAAGGCCGTAAGGTTGTGCTTACCGCTTATCAGCAACGCAAGCAGGAAGAATTGACCCACCCCTTGTTAGAACAAACCGTAGCAATTGGTTTACTGCCCCATGTTCAGGCGCGCTTATTGGCACGCACATTAAGGGGGGAAATGGAGGGCTACCTACCTTTTCTAAACCGTTAAGGAAAGTACAAGCTGTGTTAATTCTCGTGACTTATGACGTTTCCACAGAAACCCCTGCCGGCCGTCGGCGATTACGGCAAGTAGCCAAAGCCTGCTTAAATTATGGGCAGAGGGTACAAAAATCGGTATTTGAGTGCAAGGTTGATCAGGCTGGTTTAGAGGCGCTACAGCGTTATTTGTTGAAAATCATTTGCGAAGAGGAAGATAGCCTTCGCATTTATCGTTTAACCGAACCACTGGAACGAAATGTCCAAGAGTTCGGTAAATTTCGTGCAGTAGATTTTGAGGCTCCGCTAATTGTATAGCGCGAACCCTAAGTGGGCAATGAAAGGCTGGGAGGTTCGCGCATTA encodes the following:
- the cas2 gene encoding CRISPR-associated endonuclease Cas2 encodes the protein MLILVTYDVSTETPAGRRRLRQVAKACLNYGQRVQKSVFECKVDQAGLEALQRYLLKIICEEEDSLRIYRLTEPLERNVQEFGKFRAVDFEAPLIV
- the cas4 gene encoding CRISPR-associated protein Cas4, with product MDYPGDDLDDAVPISALQHYSYCSRQCALIHMEQTFDENLYTLRGRAVHEQVDMSESRLEEGMRIERALPLYSRCVGLVGKADVVEFAVDGTPYPVEYKHGPRRSSEHDDIQLAAQALCLEEMTGREVSVGAIYHHSSRRRREVAITPALRDRVKSMVPKIRDMLRTGQLPPPVADERCRHCSLNDSCQPHAVAAKQRLHRLHRALFTPEDECASS
- the cas1c gene encoding type I-C CRISPR-associated endonuclease Cas1c; the protein is MRQLLNTLFVTTPNAYLRLEGETLCVEVEREKRLQVPLHHIGSVVAFGDVMLTPAVLRRCAQDGRGVVLLDRNGEFSARIEGPVSGNILLRQAQHDAAGNSLTALGIARACVVGKLRNARQILLRGAREAKNTEDTQSLQQASRLLANQIRKLPEAVDLDAVRGLEGDGARIYFAAIPLLIRANQRQVFNFERRSRRPPLDRFNALISFLYTLLVNDCRSALEGVGLDPQLGFLHAVRPGRPALALDLMEEFRPIIADRLALTLINRGQLTEQNFESRVGGAVYLNEQGRKVVLTAYQQRKQEELTHPLLEQTVAIGLLPHVQARLLARTLRGEMEGYLPFLNR